Proteins encoded within one genomic window of Chitinivibrio alkaliphilus ACht1:
- a CDS encoding glycosyltransferase family 2 protein: MITVVIPLFNEEASLTPLTEKIRTVAHEHSYDLEILFVDDGSTDSSLQIIQKLHRACPREIHYISLGRNQGKSAALNAGFSHATGDIIITMDADLQDDPAAIPDFIDAISEGWDVVSGWKQHRKDPFLSKNLPSKVFNRITSLFGKIRLHDFNCGFKAYTREAARSLDVYGERHRFLPLLAHWNGFSVTEIPVPHHKRKYGKTKFGADRFINGFFDLITLIFLRKYMTSPLHFFGIFSLILFAIGGSILTYFGIQWFSGSPLHVRPIILFAVTAIIVAVQFFSLGLLGELFIHMGKKRAPMIKDRSSEELV, translated from the coding sequence ATGATAACAGTTGTCATACCTCTCTTTAACGAAGAAGCAAGTCTTACTCCCCTCACGGAGAAGATCCGTACTGTTGCACACGAACACAGCTACGATCTGGAGATTCTCTTTGTAGATGATGGCAGTACCGATTCCTCGTTACAAATTATTCAGAAACTTCATAGAGCATGTCCCAGGGAAATACACTATATTTCCCTGGGACGAAACCAGGGTAAATCCGCAGCCCTAAACGCCGGCTTCAGTCACGCCACGGGGGATATTATTATCACCATGGATGCTGATCTACAAGATGATCCTGCGGCAATTCCAGACTTCATTGACGCAATCTCGGAGGGGTGGGATGTTGTTTCCGGCTGGAAGCAACACCGAAAAGATCCCTTTCTTTCTAAGAATCTCCCTTCAAAAGTGTTTAATCGCATCACCTCCCTTTTTGGAAAAATCCGCCTTCATGATTTTAACTGCGGATTTAAGGCCTATACCCGAGAAGCGGCTCGTTCCTTGGATGTGTATGGAGAACGCCACCGGTTCCTTCCCCTTCTTGCTCATTGGAACGGCTTCTCAGTTACGGAGATACCCGTTCCCCATCATAAACGAAAATACGGCAAAACAAAATTTGGCGCAGATAGATTCATCAACGGCTTCTTTGATCTTATAACCCTTATATTCCTTCGCAAATATATGACGAGCCCCCTCCATTTTTTCGGCATATTCAGCCTGATACTTTTCGCCATTGGCGGATCAATACTTACGTACTTTGGCATTCAATGGTTTTCTGGCTCTCCCCTGCATGTCCGCCCCATTATTCTCTTTGCGGTAACAGCCATTATTGTGGCTGTCCAATTTTTTTCCCTGGGGCTTCTTGGTGAGCTTTTTATTCATATGGGGAAAAAACGTGCTCCCATGATAAAAGACCGAAGCAGTGAGGAGTTGGTATGA
- a CDS encoding FAD-dependent oxidoreductase has translation MAPFFSEKDPADLLILGAGPAGYTLALAAAERGNSVMLFTGGDLGGLCLNRGCIPSTTFLSYARTSLIAQNLGLPSHPLPDFSCPHERSNTILSQLRKGLEHRLKTAGVTLSNSRGEYLNESDKGVCVVTDTGNYYHGIHLAVATGSTLTIPFDTSKYTGYQPGESYFAPPPKNVGTQVVIAGASFAGLELAQIYTSLGYTVHVIEKSDTALACFDRPLRRRLFSALRAQNITISLSTEITAARNTSVTCIGPEGQTTVPADILLCCCGRTPSMDALRRLPPHSPLIAPHGQKNRESKIFLLGDVVGAEMTAHGAIADAETCAALLRDAPLPHYGYPIPKILYTTPEVFAVGLTQEEAQRRNISCYTRDIPLGHTGKFSAEFYPMSGTARAIFSENREEVLGIQMVGAGVSELCTAATMIVQLKIPPRQIQNLILPHPTMGEIFKPLLTP, from the coding sequence GTGGCACCTTTCTTTTCTGAAAAAGATCCCGCCGATCTCCTTATCCTCGGTGCCGGACCAGCCGGCTACACCTTAGCCCTTGCCGCCGCAGAGAGGGGAAACTCTGTAATGCTCTTTACAGGAGGAGACCTGGGCGGCCTCTGTCTCAACCGAGGCTGTATTCCCTCCACAACATTTCTCTCCTATGCGCGCACGAGTCTCATTGCCCAAAATTTGGGACTTCCCTCTCACCCCCTTCCAGACTTTTCGTGCCCCCATGAGCGAAGCAACACCATACTATCCCAGTTACGCAAGGGACTGGAACATCGTCTCAAAACCGCAGGAGTCACCCTCAGTAACTCACGTGGTGAGTATCTGAATGAATCTGATAAGGGGGTCTGTGTTGTCACTGATACCGGAAACTACTACCACGGAATACACCTCGCCGTTGCCACGGGAAGCACCTTGACAATCCCCTTCGACACCTCAAAATATACGGGATATCAACCGGGAGAATCCTATTTTGCCCCCCCGCCGAAAAATGTAGGAACACAGGTGGTAATTGCGGGAGCATCCTTTGCCGGTCTTGAACTCGCCCAAATCTACACATCCTTGGGCTACACGGTACATGTTATCGAGAAATCGGACACCGCCCTTGCCTGCTTTGACCGCCCCCTTCGCAGACGCCTATTTTCGGCACTACGCGCGCAAAATATTACCATCTCCCTCTCCACAGAAATTACGGCAGCCCGGAACACCTCCGTTACGTGTATTGGACCGGAAGGACAAACCACTGTACCTGCAGATATCCTTCTATGCTGCTGCGGGAGGACCCCCTCCATGGATGCCCTTCGCCGCCTCCCCCCCCATTCTCCCTTAATCGCTCCCCATGGACAAAAAAACAGGGAAAGCAAAATCTTTCTTCTTGGCGATGTTGTCGGCGCAGAGATGACCGCCCACGGTGCAATTGCAGACGCAGAAACATGTGCAGCCCTGTTGCGTGATGCCCCGCTCCCCCATTATGGATACCCTATTCCCAAAATACTCTACACAACACCGGAAGTGTTCGCGGTAGGACTCACCCAAGAAGAGGCACAACGCCGCAATATTTCCTGCTATACCCGAGATATTCCCCTGGGACATACGGGGAAGTTTTCCGCAGAATTTTACCCCATGAGTGGAACCGCCCGCGCGATCTTTTCTGAAAACAGAGAGGAAGTTCTCGGCATACAAATGGTTGGGGCTGGAGTCAGCGAGCTCTGTACTGCCGCCACCATGATTGTACAGTTAAAAATTCCCCCGAGACAGATACAAAATCTTATATTACCACACCCCACCATGGGAGAAATTTTCAAACCCTTACTGACCCCGTAG
- the trmB gene encoding tRNA (guanosine(46)-N7)-methyltransferase TrmB: MRQRNIKHAPDVLAQHPTLVCMNPDTTFHAPSFFPQSGPLHLEIGSGKGAFLAGMAHRFPHINFLGMERFDSILIRCLEKTLALALPNLRFIKMDARNLTDVFAPGQIDTIYLNFSDPWHKKRHAKRRLTHTRFLSRYKEVLSPKGELIFKTDNRPLFEFSLLEMHRFGMTLDEICLDLHAQEPEDNIRTEYEEKWSARGSTIYRLKGCFRK; encoded by the coding sequence ATGCGTCAAAGAAATATTAAACACGCCCCGGACGTTCTGGCACAACATCCCACCCTTGTCTGCATGAACCCGGATACAACCTTTCATGCACCCTCGTTTTTTCCCCAATCAGGCCCGCTTCATTTAGAAATCGGTAGCGGTAAGGGGGCATTTCTTGCGGGAATGGCTCATCGCTTTCCCCATATCAATTTTTTGGGTATGGAACGATTCGACTCAATCCTTATTCGCTGTTTGGAGAAAACACTCGCCCTGGCCCTTCCCAATCTCCGCTTTATTAAGATGGATGCTCGCAACCTAACAGATGTATTTGCTCCCGGCCAAATCGATACTATCTATCTTAACTTTAGCGACCCATGGCATAAAAAACGCCATGCAAAGAGACGACTGACCCACACCAGATTTCTTTCGCGCTATAAGGAAGTTCTCTCCCCCAAGGGAGAGCTTATCTTTAAAACAGACAATCGGCCCCTCTTTGAATTCTCTCTTTTGGAAATGCACCGTTTCGGTATGACACTGGATGAGATTTGCCTTGATCTTCACGCGCAAGAGCCGGAAGATAATATCCGAACAGAATACGAGGAGAAGTGGAGTGCCCGGGGAAGCACCATCTATCGTCTCAAAGGATGTTTTAGAAAATAA
- the era gene encoding GTPase Era — MSDSHSFKSAFIALIGRPNSGKSTLLNAVLEENLAIVSPLPQTTQKNMNGVYTEEDLQIVFVDTPGIHMGKHRLNKSISQYGLSMLHDEGITIVCYLIDISRKAGAEEAHLAALAEKARTSKQVVLIFNKVDLFTLPEVEERIAAFLADYPGLTECPRLMVSAKAPDARDVFVDFLRPFIPEGPRYFSPDEITDAHLRYFAAEYVRLQIIGLTYREVPHASHVEITSYTEEEGVHHINADIHVETKGQKAILIGNKGTTIGKIRRQAEWRMRKLTGEKVQYQLFVKVTPHWRDNASQLNEFGFIE, encoded by the coding sequence ATGAGTGACTCTCACTCTTTCAAATCTGCCTTTATTGCTCTCATAGGGCGTCCCAACAGTGGTAAATCAACCCTGTTGAATGCAGTGCTCGAGGAAAACCTTGCCATTGTATCGCCCCTGCCCCAAACGACACAAAAAAATATGAATGGTGTCTACACAGAAGAGGACCTCCAAATAGTTTTTGTGGATACCCCAGGAATCCACATGGGAAAGCATCGCCTTAATAAAAGCATATCTCAATATGGCCTTTCTATGCTTCATGATGAAGGTATTACCATCGTCTGCTATCTTATTGATATCTCGAGAAAAGCAGGGGCCGAAGAGGCTCATCTTGCAGCGCTTGCAGAAAAAGCGCGTACATCAAAGCAAGTTGTTCTCATATTCAACAAGGTCGATCTCTTCACACTTCCAGAAGTTGAAGAGCGTATTGCGGCCTTTCTTGCAGATTACCCCGGTCTTACAGAGTGCCCTCGTCTTATGGTGAGTGCAAAAGCACCGGATGCACGGGACGTTTTTGTCGACTTTCTCCGGCCCTTTATTCCCGAGGGACCACGCTACTTTTCTCCCGATGAGATTACGGATGCACACTTACGCTATTTTGCCGCTGAATATGTTCGTCTACAAATTATTGGGCTTACCTATCGTGAAGTTCCGCACGCCTCCCACGTTGAAATCACCTCTTATACGGAGGAGGAAGGGGTACACCATATTAACGCAGACATTCATGTGGAAACAAAGGGACAAAAAGCCATCTTGATTGGAAATAAGGGAACGACCATAGGAAAGATCCGTCGTCAGGCTGAGTGGAGAATGCGTAAACTCACCGGTGAGAAAGTACAATACCAGCTCTTTGTTAAGGTAACACCCCATTGGCGAGATAACGCCTCTCAACTGAATGAATTTGGCTTTATTGAGTAG
- a CDS encoding S1 RNA-binding domain-containing protein codes for MVEFAGYIEDNWELPYEVAEEICTLYTEGNSKYFVRNYVPTVSAFVTTDILSEIYRFLRKQEELVTLRDRARSVLEKAELLDEENEEKIIYSISEAEIEDVYIGHRTNVRTKGRVALERGLQPLADQIHRGECTDFDAAAQEYLRPDEELKSTDDVRKGVVDILAERYGFDEEVRIMLRDFAEDEGMVSLHFKKKAKKKYDKYTDENMLFSDLESKEILDLRKDEEAGDIKVKVALPPIHVMELMKEHFWEDAAPEEDQLIMESLEDAWNRLIYPMVETSVKDHYYEQAENELIKEMKRDLRPMVEEYAKSTKKTLLFASAYSEDALDILVVDSLGSMLRCTRETIRQYGRPFVSKKIKQLFTLYHPNRIAVLNNDHGEYVESVIDQTSKVTVSKPEVERVPLTTKTSALMKSAYFIEETEGLSEEISKNLAYALSVMKPFAVISKVGAHCFSIHPQEKLLDCSVIGELIDDLYVAAALEYGIQINGANDYLLTSLELDESQLRELRRAKQQKRISSKQDLKDLDCLDAVQYNNISGYIVFPESDNPLDKSTVHPEEFGLVQSVCDELGVTPEKLIRTTALLQDFHADDSRVEDFIQQNIANQLKVAKRYISLSSKPARPLRINELREGAILDGKVTNITNFGAFVDINSYSDGLVHISELANEYIETPDQVVSVGDPVRVKVVEVDKRKKRISLSMKQVENAPRKVRPSQTQLEDLVSFFNK; via the coding sequence ATGGTTGAATTTGCTGGCTATATAGAGGATAACTGGGAGCTTCCTTACGAAGTTGCCGAAGAAATTTGTACGCTCTATACCGAGGGAAACTCGAAATATTTTGTACGGAACTACGTTCCCACCGTATCAGCCTTTGTGACGACGGATATACTCTCTGAGATATACCGATTTCTCCGCAAACAGGAAGAGCTTGTCACCTTACGTGACCGAGCCCGTTCTGTCCTGGAAAAGGCTGAACTTCTCGATGAGGAAAATGAAGAAAAAATCATTTATAGTATTTCCGAAGCAGAAATTGAAGACGTCTACATCGGACATAGAACAAATGTGCGCACCAAGGGTCGTGTTGCCCTTGAGCGTGGCTTGCAACCTCTTGCAGACCAGATTCACCGTGGAGAATGTACTGACTTTGACGCTGCAGCCCAGGAGTACCTTCGCCCTGATGAAGAGCTCAAATCAACCGATGATGTTCGCAAAGGTGTTGTGGATATCCTGGCAGAACGTTACGGCTTTGACGAAGAAGTTCGTATTATGCTCCGCGATTTTGCAGAAGATGAAGGAATGGTCTCCCTTCATTTTAAAAAGAAAGCAAAGAAGAAATATGATAAATACACCGATGAGAACATGCTTTTCTCAGACCTTGAGAGCAAGGAAATCCTTGATCTGCGAAAGGATGAAGAAGCTGGTGATATTAAAGTAAAAGTAGCGCTTCCTCCCATTCATGTCATGGAGTTGATGAAGGAACATTTTTGGGAAGATGCAGCTCCAGAAGAAGATCAGCTCATTATGGAATCCTTGGAAGATGCGTGGAACCGCCTTATTTATCCCATGGTGGAAACCAGTGTGAAGGATCATTACTATGAGCAGGCTGAAAATGAGCTGATAAAGGAGATGAAACGGGACCTTCGTCCCATGGTTGAAGAGTATGCCAAGAGCACGAAAAAAACACTTCTCTTTGCCTCGGCTTACTCCGAAGATGCCCTTGACATTCTTGTGGTAGACAGCTTAGGAAGTATGCTACGCTGCACCAGAGAAACGATCCGGCAATACGGACGTCCCTTTGTATCAAAAAAGATCAAACAACTCTTTACTCTCTACCACCCCAACCGCATTGCTGTTTTAAACAATGACCATGGGGAATATGTAGAGTCCGTAATTGATCAAACATCGAAGGTAACAGTATCAAAACCGGAAGTTGAACGCGTTCCTCTAACAACAAAAACCAGCGCACTCATGAAATCTGCCTATTTTATTGAAGAGACCGAAGGCCTCTCAGAGGAGATTTCTAAAAATTTAGCGTACGCTCTCTCCGTGATGAAACCCTTTGCTGTTATTAGTAAAGTTGGGGCGCACTGCTTTTCAATACATCCGCAGGAAAAACTTCTGGACTGTTCTGTCATTGGTGAATTAATTGACGACCTCTATGTTGCTGCAGCCCTTGAATACGGTATTCAAATAAATGGAGCCAACGACTATCTTCTCACCAGTCTCGAACTTGATGAGTCTCAGCTGCGTGAACTTCGCCGTGCAAAACAGCAAAAACGGATCTCATCCAAACAAGACTTGAAAGATCTCGACTGTTTGGACGCAGTGCAATACAATAACATATCCGGTTATATCGTTTTTCCAGAGTCAGATAACCCCTTGGATAAATCGACCGTTCATCCTGAAGAATTCGGCTTGGTACAGTCGGTCTGTGACGAATTGGGTGTTACTCCGGAAAAACTTATTCGCACCACCGCCTTACTTCAGGATTTCCATGCTGACGACAGCAGGGTTGAAGATTTTATTCAACAAAATATTGCAAACCAGTTGAAGGTGGCAAAACGATACATTTCTCTTTCCAGTAAGCCGGCGCGACCCTTGCGAATCAACGAGTTGCGAGAAGGAGCGATTCTCGACGGAAAAGTAACCAATATTACTAATTTCGGTGCCTTTGTGGATATCAACTCCTACTCCGATGGATTGGTTCACATTTCTGAATTGGCCAATGAGTATATTGAGACTCCTGATCAAGTGGTGAGCGTGGGTGACCCTGTGCGTGTGAAAGTTGTAGAGGTAGATAAACGGAAAAAACGAATCTCTCTCTCCATGAAGCAGGTTGAGAATGCGCCACGAAAGGTTCGGCCCTCTCAAACACAGCTGGAAGATCTGGTAAGTTTCTTCAACAAATAA
- a CDS encoding penicillin-binding transpeptidase domain-containing protein, whose protein sequence is MTKNYGHTPYKHRRYGKRNGSSGPPQKGRIRLVLFLILVSFFFSRVIIPSFRGEVEPPKRADQTPVKDDARPDTTEPSDTVPTQEVALDTSATLPPSFSLTHDDLPQLLKSASQDFTGTPDTLVWQDRSMIVHYSMKPRLNRLGKSFMESYRPRFGAVVLFQPKTGRILSLSSYENPDNPESMSEFSTPVYTNASIPAASIAKIVTATAAVEILGHTEQHVLRYHGDKYTLEEDQLQQHLSAGIDISLRRAFAESINPVFGTMGIFELGANNLYTYAQNFGFNTKIPFMLPVDTSVFHYPQTNLEIAQAASGFSYTNTISPIHGALMAGAIANQGIMLTPTIVDSVIDLETEKQVYARSDSYWRRAFKAKNYPPLNEMMKDVSRYGTATSAFTFVRDSPRFRDFHYGGKTGTLTMAGYGLVDWFVGYLLDEDDVEQNVACAVVMIKPPRWQGRSSYIGAELMRRHVMNLQEQVQHEQKDTAHE, encoded by the coding sequence ATGACAAAAAACTATGGACACACTCCATATAAACATCGTCGGTACGGAAAAAGAAACGGTTCTTCAGGCCCTCCCCAAAAGGGGCGTATTCGCCTGGTTCTCTTTCTAATACTCGTGAGCTTTTTCTTTTCCAGGGTCATTATCCCCAGTTTTAGAGGAGAGGTGGAACCTCCCAAGAGAGCAGACCAAACGCCTGTCAAGGACGATGCACGCCCTGACACAACCGAGCCATCCGACACTGTACCAACGCAGGAAGTAGCCCTTGATACCTCTGCCACACTGCCACCATCGTTTTCCCTTACCCATGATGATCTGCCACAATTGCTGAAATCAGCATCACAGGATTTTACGGGCACCCCGGACACTCTCGTCTGGCAAGATCGCTCTATGATAGTACACTACAGTATGAAACCACGCCTTAATCGATTAGGGAAAAGTTTCATGGAAAGTTATCGCCCCCGTTTCGGTGCAGTGGTTCTCTTTCAACCCAAGACCGGGCGTATCCTTTCACTTTCCAGTTACGAAAACCCGGATAATCCGGAATCAATGAGCGAATTCTCTACCCCCGTATATACAAATGCGTCCATCCCAGCAGCATCCATTGCAAAAATAGTCACCGCAACAGCTGCTGTAGAAATATTGGGGCATACCGAACAACATGTACTTCGATATCATGGTGATAAATATACCCTTGAGGAGGATCAGCTTCAGCAACACCTCAGTGCTGGAATTGATATTAGCCTCAGACGTGCCTTTGCCGAATCGATAAACCCAGTCTTTGGCACCATGGGTATTTTTGAATTAGGAGCAAACAATCTCTATACATACGCTCAAAACTTCGGGTTTAATACCAAAATCCCCTTCATGCTTCCCGTAGACACAAGCGTCTTCCACTATCCACAAACAAATCTTGAGATTGCGCAAGCAGCCTCGGGATTCTCCTATACAAATACCATCTCTCCCATTCATGGGGCTCTTATGGCCGGAGCTATTGCAAACCAGGGAATAATGCTTACTCCAACCATTGTTGATTCCGTAATAGACCTTGAAACAGAAAAACAGGTTTACGCCCGCTCAGACAGTTACTGGAGAAGAGCATTTAAGGCAAAAAACTACCCTCCATTAAATGAGATGATGAAGGATGTTTCACGCTATGGCACAGCCACGAGCGCCTTTACCTTTGTACGAGACTCCCCCCGATTTAGGGACTTTCATTACGGCGGAAAAACCGGAACGCTCACCATGGCCGGGTATGGCCTCGTTGACTGGTTTGTGGGCTATCTTCTTGATGAAGATGATGTAGAACAAAATGTTGCCTGCGCTGTGGTAATGATAAAACCCCCACGTTGGCAGGGACGATCTTCCTATATTGGTGCAGAACTTATGCGACGCCATGTCATGAATCTGCAAGAACAAGTACAACATGAACAAAAGGATACTGCTCATGAGTGA
- a CDS encoding DUF5683 domain-containing protein, which yields MSPKRYLLFLILLPLFINAEPVGNRDAQADTLNESIDDSLTEEEMRLIRREFRIEEQAAETEDETPSTEEEEVQEEAQEEVEEQQRGPGGPSGGPIGAMGGPGAQRRTRDDSEEDPSSDTTEKQASEELSPQQRRSRTATETEDERVVSFSENIEEYRSPQRAMLYSLALPGLGQAYVERNWKVAAYGAVEIALIAGAIKFSRDSDDERDRAHAYLDEHFEEDDVRTFYANLEELGEFQGDVDLYEYLNVAGLGYGDVESFDELWESFKRDPYDRDFGVANPLMIQGWDGATEVRIADGDVTYEGAEAYDIIYYRPEGENRLEAPFGTASTQQRYLSMLDKSQDYSDYSTTFVIGILVNHVVSATDAFISARRHNRRLLSAQRRPAEDERLFDAVHLTSSMYRNVHGGLTTEAGVAWRF from the coding sequence ATGAGCCCAAAACGATACCTGCTCTTTCTCATACTTCTTCCTCTGTTCATTAATGCCGAGCCCGTGGGTAACAGAGATGCCCAGGCTGATACGCTCAATGAAAGCATCGATGACTCCTTGACAGAAGAAGAAATGCGCCTTATCAGACGTGAATTCCGCATCGAAGAACAGGCCGCTGAAACAGAGGATGAGACTCCATCCACTGAAGAAGAGGAGGTGCAAGAGGAAGCGCAGGAAGAAGTTGAAGAGCAACAACGGGGCCCTGGAGGGCCATCGGGCGGGCCCATTGGTGCCATGGGAGGGCCAGGAGCACAACGACGCACACGTGATGATTCTGAAGAAGATCCTTCTTCGGACACTACAGAAAAGCAGGCCTCCGAGGAACTTTCCCCCCAACAACGTCGCAGTCGTACAGCCACAGAGACTGAGGATGAGCGGGTCGTGAGTTTTTCAGAAAACATAGAAGAGTATCGCTCACCACAACGGGCCATGCTCTACTCTCTGGCTCTTCCAGGGCTCGGGCAAGCCTACGTAGAACGAAACTGGAAAGTTGCTGCTTATGGCGCTGTGGAAATAGCTCTCATTGCCGGAGCAATAAAGTTTAGCCGTGACAGCGATGATGAACGTGATCGTGCTCACGCCTATCTAGACGAACACTTTGAAGAAGATGACGTACGAACCTTTTACGCAAACCTTGAAGAGCTCGGCGAGTTTCAGGGTGACGTAGATCTCTACGAATATCTTAATGTTGCCGGTTTGGGATATGGTGATGTTGAATCCTTTGATGAGTTATGGGAATCCTTCAAGAGAGATCCCTATGACCGTGATTTCGGTGTGGCAAACCCGCTCATGATACAGGGCTGGGATGGAGCCACGGAGGTTCGTATTGCAGACGGGGATGTGACCTATGAAGGAGCAGAAGCGTACGATATTATTTATTACCGCCCTGAGGGAGAGAATCGTTTGGAAGCTCCCTTCGGGACAGCATCTACGCAACAGCGCTATCTTTCTATGCTTGATAAGAGCCAAGACTACTCCGATTACAGCACAACCTTTGTTATTGGAATTCTCGTAAATCATGTCGTGTCTGCTACCGATGCCTTTATTAGTGCACGACGACATAATCGACGCCTCCTGTCAGCGCAACGAAGACCCGCTGAGGATGAACGTCTCTTCGATGCAGTGCATCTTACCAGTAGTATGTATCGTAATGTGCATGGGGGGCTTACCACAGAAGCGGGGGTTGCATGGCGTTTCTAA